A window of Candidatus Tectomicrobia bacterium genomic DNA:
GAAGTGGAAGCGGCTGATGCGGAAGGCCTTCTTCAAGTACGGGAACTGGGCGAAGCCGACCGAGATGGCCCTCTACGCCATCCCCCCGCGGATCGCGATCGCCTACGGCATCCCCCTGATTTTCCTGGGGGAGAACAACGCCCTGGCGTCCGGGGACCTCGGCGGGTCGCATACGGGCGATGCCAACCGGATCAAGTACAACAACACCCTCTCCGGCGGGGACCCGAGCGAGTTCCTGGGGGACGGGATCGCCGAGAACGACATCTACTGGCACACCTTCCCCTCCGACGAGGAGATGGCCCGGGCGAACATCCGGATCGTCTACATGGGCTACTACATCATGGACTTCGACCCCTTCGTGAACACGGAGATCGCCAAGGCGCACGGCCTGAGGGCCCGCGACGTGAAGGAAGAGGACATCGGCGCGCTGAACCTGAACGAGGACCTCGATGAGGATTTGGTCCACGTCAACCAGATGCTGAAGTTCATGAAACTCGGCTTCGCCCGGGCGACGGACGATGCCTGCCAGATGATCCGGCGCGGCCTCCTCACCCGGGAGGAAGGCGCCGATCTCGTCCGCCGGTACGACGGGAGATGCGCCGACCGCTACGTGAGGATGTTCTGCGATTACCTGGGGATCACCGTGGAAGAGTTCTGGCGCCATGCGGAGAAGTTCCGGAACCCGGACATCTGGGAGAAGAACGGCACGGGGGAGTGGCGGCTCAAGCATCCGGTCGAATGATCGAACACTGAGGAAGCACGGAGTGGAAAAGAAGAAAATAGCCATCGTCAACTACGGCCTCGGCAATCTCCAGTCCGTGGAGAACGCGGTGCGGTACTTGGGCGTGGAGGCGGTCCAGGTGGCGCGGAAGGAGGAGTTCGAGGAGGCGGACGGGTACATCCTTCCCGGCGTCGGGGCCTTCGGCGAGGCCATGAAGCGGCTGAGCCGCTCCGGGATGATCCCCTCGATCGAGAAGGAGGTGCTCGGGCGGCGGAAGCCCTTCCTGGGCATCTGCCTCGGGATGCAGCTCATCGCGATAGAGTCCTGCGAGAACGGCCGGCACAAGGGCCTGGGCTGGTTTCCGGGCCGGGTGAACCAGCTCGCATCGAGCGACCAATGGCGGCTGCCGCACGTGGGGTGGAACGAGGTCGAGGTGAGGCGGGAGTCGCCGCTGCTCCGCAAGGTGAAAAGCGGCTCCACCTTTTACTTCGACCACAGCTACGCCCTGGAATGCGACCCGCAGTTCGTCTCGGCGACGTGCGAGTACAGCCAGTCCGTGGTCTCCGTCATCCAGAAGGACAACATGTGGGGCACCCAGTTCCATCCGGAGAAGAGCCAGAAGAACGGGCTGCGGGTGCTCTGGAACTTCATCGGCCAGTTGGGCGGCGGCGCGAACGGAGCGGGCGGATTGAACGGGGAGGCCCGCCGCCCCGGCTTCATCCTCCCGCAGGCGGGGCCTTAGGGCTCACGAACGGGGCGGGGCGGTTATCACAATGCTGAAAAAGCGGATTATCGGGTGTCTCATCGTCCGGGACGGCATCGTCGTCCAGAGCATCAATTTCCGGTCCTATCTCCCGGTCGGGAGGCCGAAGATCGCGGTCGAGTACCTCAACCGCTGGAGCATCGACGAGATCGCCGTCCTCGACATCACGGCCGGGCGGAACGGGGACGGGCCGAATGTCCGGCTCGTGAAGGAGGTCTCGGACCGGTGCTTCGTTCCCCTGACCGCCGGCGGCGGGATCCGCAGCCTCCGCCACGTCGAGATGCTCATCCAGGGAGGCGCCGACAAGATCAGCGTGAACACGGCGGCGCTGGAGACCCCGGAGCTGATCACCGAGGTTGCCAATGCCTTCGGGAGCCAGTCGGTCATCGTCTCGATCGACGCCGTATCCGACGGGCGGGGCGGGCACCGGGTCTGGTCGTTCCGCGAGCGCCGGGCGCTCGACGCCACCCCGGTCGAGCATGCCCGCCGGGCGGAGGGCCGAGGGGCGGGGGAGATCCTCCTGAACTCGGTGGATCGGGACGGCTCGAAGGCCGGCTACGACATCGGCCTCGTCGGAGAGCTCGCCTCGAAGGTGGGAATTCCGGTGATCGCCCTGGGCGGAGCGGGGCATCCGCGGCACTTCGCCGAAGTGTTCCAGAAGACCGCCGCCGCGGCCGCCGCGGCCGCCAACTACTTCCATTTTACCGAGCACAGCGTCATCACGACCAAATCGTTCCTGGAGAGGGACGGCTTGGGCGTCCGCCTCGACGGGGAAGTGAACTATCAGGACTCGGGGTTCGCCCGCACGGGCCGGATCCGGAAGAAGGACGACCTCGTCCTGGATGAGCTGCGGTTCGTCCCGGTGGAGCCCGACGAGCTATGAAATACTGCAAGCGCTGCCTGTACCCCGAGAACCACCCGCTGAACCTGACTTTCGACGACGCGGGCGTATGCAGCGGCTGCCGCGTGCACGAAGAGAAGGACGCGCTGGACTGGGAGGAGCGTTTCGCGCGCCTGGAGCGCATCGCCGGGGACCACCGGCGGAAGGCCGGGCGGGGCCCCGACTGCATCGTCCCCGTCAGCGGCGCCCGGGACTCCTATTTCATCGTCCACATCGTCAAGAACGTCCTGAAGCTGAACCCGCTCCTCGTGAGCTACAACAAGCAGTACAACACGAAGCTGGGCATCCGGAACTTGGCCTACCTGCGGACCCTCTTCGACTGCGACTACGTCATGAAGGCCCTCGACCCGAGGTTCGTGAAGCGGATCAACCGGGTGACGCTCAGGCGCATGGGCAGCATGTACTGGCATTGCCTGGCTGGGACCACCGTGTTCCCGGTGCAGATGGCCGCCAACCTGAAAATCCCGTTGATCATCTGGGGGGCGCACCAGGGCCTGGACCAGGTGGGGATGTTCTCCCATCTCGACGAGGTCGAAATGACCCGCAAGTACAGGAAGGAGCACGATCTCATGGGCTGGGAGGCGGAGGACCTCGCGGCCCTGGGCGAGGGACTGTCGGCAGGGGATCTGGAGCCTTTCGCCTACCCGGACGACAAGGAGCTCGAGGTCGTCGGCGTCCGGGGGATCTACCTCGGCAACTACATCCGCTGGGACTCCAAGAAGCAGCACGAGAAGATGATCCAGATGTACGGGTATGAGTCGCGGGAGCAGATCCGGACCTTCGACACCTACAATGACGTCGACTGCTTCCACTATTCGGGTCTCCACGACTACATCAAGTTCCTCAAGTACGGCTTCGGCAAGGTGACCGATCACGCCACGCGGGAGATCCGCCTGAAGCGCCTCACCCGCGAGGAGGGAATAGGCCTCGTGGAGCGCTACGCGGGAGCCGAGCCCTCGGACATGGCTTTCTTCCTCGACTGGATGGGGATGCCGAAGGAGGAGCTGCTCGAGTGCGTCGACGCCCACCGGGACCCGACGGCCTGGGAGAAGGGCGGGGCGGGCGAATGGCACCTCCGGGACAGCGTCACGAAGCACCTGAATGACGAAGGGGTGGAGGAAGCCAGGCTCAGGAAGAAAGAGGACTGCCGTTTCGTCCTGACGCCTTCCCGGAGGCCGGGCGAGGCCGAGGATCGGTATGTGATCCTCGCGAAAGGATATGTGAATTGAATCTCCCGGCCGGCGCCCGCCCAGCGGCGAAGGCATGCGGGCGGAGGTCCTGAGATCATGACGGGCGATCCCGGCGCGCCCCGCCTGCTCGAGGGCGGGAAGGTCTTCCTGCGGGCCCTCACCCGGGCGGATATCCCCGTCTGGCACGCCTGGTTCAACTCGGCGGAGGTCACCGAGCACCTGAACAAGGGCGCCTTCCCGGTCACCGAGGAGGCGCAGGCGGACTATTTGGCGCACCTCTCCAAGAGCCGGGCCGACGTCCAGCTCGGCATCGGGGCGAAGGAGGGCGGGCAGCTCATCGGGGTCATCGGGATCCACAAGATCGACTGGGTGCACCGCCACGGCGACATCAGCATCGTGATCGGGGACAGCCGGTGGTGGGGCAAGGGGGCCGCGACCGAGGCTATCGGGCTCATGGTCCGGCACGGCTTCGAGAAGCTCAACCTGCACAAGCTGACGGCGGGCATGTGGGCCACGAACGAGGGCTCCCGGCGGGGCTTCGAGCGGAACGGCTTCGTCCTGGAGGGCACCCTCCGGCAGAGCTACTTCCACAAGACGGGCTACGTGGACGAGTGGCGCCTCGGGCTCCTGCGCGCGGAATGGGAAGCCAAGGGGGGAGGAAGGGCCTCGTGAAGGTCGTCGCCACCATCGAGGCCCGCATGACCTCCAAGCGCCTGCCGGGGAAGGTGCTGCGGGAGTTGGATGGCGCCCCCATGCTCCAGCGCATCATCGAGCGGGCGGGCCGGGCCGGCCGGGTGGACCAGGTGATCCTGGCCACCACGGTGAACCGGACGGACGACCCTCTGGAGGACCTCGCCCGCCGGCTGGGCGCCGCCTGCCACCGGGGGAGCGAGGACGACGTGCTGGATCGGGTGCTCCAGGCGGCGCGCTCGTCTGGAGGAGACCTCATCGTGGAGCTGACCGGAGACAGCCCCTTCACCGACCCTTCCCTGATCGACGACATGGTGGACTTCTACCGGACGGGCGGGTACGACTACGTGGCCAACACCGCCATGCGCCACAGCGCCCAGTGGGAGAAGGACCCCACCTTCCCCATCGGCACGAGCGTGGAGATCTTCTCGGCGGATCTGCTCGGCAAGGTGGCC
This region includes:
- the hisF gene encoding imidazole glycerol phosphate synthase subunit HisF — protein: MLKKRIIGCLIVRDGIVVQSINFRSYLPVGRPKIAVEYLNRWSIDEIAVLDITAGRNGDGPNVRLVKEVSDRCFVPLTAGGGIRSLRHVEMLIQGGADKISVNTAALETPELITEVANAFGSQSVIVSIDAVSDGRGGHRVWSFRERRALDATPVEHARRAEGRGAGEILLNSVDRDGSKAGYDIGLVGELASKVGIPVIALGGAGHPRHFAEVFQKTAAAAAAAANYFHFTEHSVITTKSFLERDGLGVRLDGEVNYQDSGFARTGRIRKKDDLVLDELRFVPVEPDEL
- a CDS encoding glycosyltransferase family protein; its protein translation is MKVVATIEARMTSKRLPGKVLRELDGAPMLQRIIERAGRAGRVDQVILATTVNRTDDPLEDLARRLGAACHRGSEDDVLDRVLQAARSSGGDLIVELTGDSPFTDPSLIDDMVDFYRTGGYDYVANTAMRHSAQWEKDPTFPIGTSVEIFSADLLGKVAGWTQDPIDHEHVSSYIFERPDRFRLGAFEAEGKWERCRRPDVRLTVDTPEDLALAREVYARLHPRNPRFTLMDVIEVFEKEPELLAINGQVVQQRVFEQRQASA
- the hisH gene encoding imidazole glycerol phosphate synthase subunit HisH, which gives rise to MEKKKIAIVNYGLGNLQSVENAVRYLGVEAVQVARKEEFEEADGYILPGVGAFGEAMKRLSRSGMIPSIEKEVLGRRKPFLGICLGMQLIAIESCENGRHKGLGWFPGRVNQLASSDQWRLPHVGWNEVEVRRESPLLRKVKSGSTFYFDHSYALECDPQFVSATCEYSQSVVSVIQKDNMWGTQFHPEKSQKNGLRVLWNFIGQLGGGANGAGGLNGEARRPGFILPQAGP
- a CDS encoding GNAT family N-acetyltransferase produces the protein MTGDPGAPRLLEGGKVFLRALTRADIPVWHAWFNSAEVTEHLNKGAFPVTEEAQADYLAHLSKSRADVQLGIGAKEGGQLIGVIGIHKIDWVHRHGDISIVIGDSRWWGKGAATEAIGLMVRHGFEKLNLHKLTAGMWATNEGSRRGFERNGFVLEGTLRQSYFHKTGYVDEWRLGLLRAEWEAKGGGRAS
- a CDS encoding N-acetyl sugar amidotransferase, whose amino-acid sequence is MQFCKRCLVPTTRPGITFDAEGICFPCRVAERHEAIDWDARRKELEKIAEWGRANSRCDYDCLIGVSGGKDSTRQALFARDDLGLRPLLVCCTYPPEQQSDLGAYNLNNLISLGFDTMVVGPSPEKWKRLMRKAFFKYGNWAKPTEMALYAIPPRIAIAYGIPLIFLGENNALASGDLGGSHTGDANRIKYNNTLSGGDPSEFLGDGIAENDIYWHTFPSDEEMARANIRIVYMGYYIMDFDPFVNTEIAKAHGLRARDVKEEDIGALNLNEDLDEDLVHVNQMLKFMKLGFARATDDACQMIRRGLLTREEGADLVRRYDGRCADRYVRMFCDYLGITVEEFWRHAEKFRNPDIWEKNGTGEWRLKHPVE
- a CDS encoding N-acetyl sugar amidotransferase; the encoded protein is MKYCKRCLYPENHPLNLTFDDAGVCSGCRVHEEKDALDWEERFARLERIAGDHRRKAGRGPDCIVPVSGARDSYFIVHIVKNVLKLNPLLVSYNKQYNTKLGIRNLAYLRTLFDCDYVMKALDPRFVKRINRVTLRRMGSMYWHCLAGTTVFPVQMAANLKIPLIIWGAHQGLDQVGMFSHLDEVEMTRKYRKEHDLMGWEAEDLAALGEGLSAGDLEPFAYPDDKELEVVGVRGIYLGNYIRWDSKKQHEKMIQMYGYESREQIRTFDTYNDVDCFHYSGLHDYIKFLKYGFGKVTDHATREIRLKRLTREEGIGLVERYAGAEPSDMAFFLDWMGMPKEELLECVDAHRDPTAWEKGGAGEWHLRDSVTKHLNDEGVEEARLRKKEDCRFVLTPSRRPGEAEDRYVILAKGYVN